The segment TTGGTGGAGTTTACACTGCCTGGCGCGACCGTCTTGGTGTCTGGTTTGAGTCCGGTATCGGGCTTTGGGATTACAGTCCGGCCAATATCGACGTCATTCGCGATATGGGCGTTGAAAACGTCAAGCTGCTGAACATTGGCTACCAGCCGGAGCTGAAGCGTATTCCCGAGGATGTCGAGCAGGACGTTGACGTTCTGTTTTACGGATCGATCAACGAGCGGCGCAAGGTGGTTCTGCAGGAACTGGTTGATCGGGGCATCAAACTCAAGGTACTGGCTGGCGTTTATGGTACAGAACGTGACAAATGGGTCGCGCGATCCAAAGTCATCCTTAATCACCATTTCTATGAAAGCCAGATTTTTGAAATTGTCCGGGTGTTCTATCTGCTGACCAATGCAAAGCCTGTGGTCGCTGAAATCAATGACGAAACCGTTGTCGATCAGCGGTTCAGGGATGGTGTGGTTGGTGTGCCCTATAGCCAGTTGGTGGATACGGTTTGCGATCTTGTAAAGGATCAAGCCCGCCTGAACGAACAGGGCAAGAAGGCTTTCGAGAGCATTCTGAAATATCCGCAAACAAGCTTTACCCGAAAGATCCTGTAGTCTGACAGCAAACTGCGGTTTTTCGTTTTAAGGTGCGAGTTCGTCGTGTTTTGCTATCGCCAGAATATTTGTGGCAAACTGTATCAATCATTTTCACACAAATGGGTGCGTAACCTCTGTCGCAGCTTGATATTCTGGGTGTTGGCAAGCCCGGGGCAGGCGACAGCCCAGGATTTGTCCCAGGTTTTATACCGTTTCGAAGACCGGCCGCTGGTTTTGGGGAAATACGGTGCGATTGCCGATTTTCAGAGCCGGTTGTTTGTTGCTGCGGCAAGTTGCAAGCGTGGTAGTACGTCTGCCTATGGGGCGACGGATGGTATTGTCGGGACCAAGACACGTCGTGCGATCATGGATTTGCAGCCCTGTCTTGATCCAAGTGTTAAAGCGGCCATCGGGGCCGGGAACCCCGGCGCGATCACGGTCGGTTTGTGGAAACTGTTGATGCCAGCAGAGCAGCCCTTTCCCGACGCGATCACGCGGGCCAATCATCTGACCTTTGCGCTTGAGGGCACGGATTATGACGCGATTCAGTTCAATTTCTGCCAGTCGCGCAACCCGCGGAGCGGCAAGCGGTATCTGGAAGGCGATCCGTGGTGTTACACCAATGATCCCAATGCCTATCTGACTTGGGGGCCGCGTGGGGCAACCGCCGGGGCCGGGGCGGAAATCCAGCAGATCATCTTTGCCGCCGAACGTGCCAGTCCCGGCCTGCTTAATGCCGTCTTTGGGCCGCATACCGATGCGATGCATCGTCTGGCGCTGGGCAATAATCAAAGTGCATTTGATATCCTGTGTGCGATCTGGATTGATCCAAAACGCCGGGCCGATTTCACCACCCGGTTTGCACAATATGGCGCATTGCCTGAAGTACAGCGTGCCTATCGCCGGGTTTATGATGCTGCCAATGCCGACGGCGGAAAAATCGCCCGTTTTTTCAAAATTTATGCCGCCCTGAAACCCGTTATTGGCCGTGATCCGACCGAGATTGATCTGGCCTATTTCATCGATATGGCGACCCATGGCATGGCTCCGCCCGGCAATGTTTCCGACCTGTCGGCAAAGATGGTCAATTTCGCCAGCCGGACGCGCAATGTGCCAAGCCCCGGTGAATTGCGCCGTCAGCTTGCGGCATGGTTGCCGTCCCAGCATAAATATAACGACCGGATCGCCCGCGATGCGATTTTCCTGATTGATGATCCCGAAATCACGTTATCGGATACCCATCGCCGGATCTGGCAGCAACGATCCGGATTAAAGGCCAGCGATTTCGGTCTTTCGGATCATCGTTATATTTCGGACTACCCAGTGGCAGCCCCGACGGGTTTTGAGAAAATCGAGCGGTTCTATACCGTGCTGCCCGAGGATAAGCGCGCCTGTCCGGCCAATGTGCGCAAGTCGCGACGACCGTGATCGTAGGCGCAATTGCGCGGGGCCGATGTGATGGCATGTCATCACTGCATGGGTCCCGATCCGGGGATGCAGGGGAAAAGCCGCCTAAAGGCTTGCATCTGCGGGGCTTGTTTGCCAACATCCGCCCGTTAACCGCGCCCGGTGACCATGAAGGTCAGGGTGAGCCTATAGGAGCAAGATTTGAAATGAGCGACGTTAAGGTCAAAGTCGGAATTCTCGGTGCCAGCGGATATACCGGGGCGGAACTGGTTCGTATTCTTGCGCACCATGCCGCTGCCGAAATCACCCTGCTGACCGCAGACCGACGCGCCGGACGTCCGTTCGGGGAGGTTTTCCCGCATCTTGCCCATCTGAAATTACCGACCATGATCCGGATCGAGGATGCGGACTGGTCGATGGTCGATGTGATTTTCTGCGCGCTGCCGCATGGCACGACGCAGGAAGTGATTGCCGGTCTGCCGGACCATGTCAAAGTTGTCGATCTGTCGGCGGATTTCCGTTTGTTCGATGCCGCGACCTACAAGGAGTGGTACGGGGCGGAGCATGCCGCGCAGGATTTGCAGAAAGAGGTCGTTTATGGCCTGACCGAACTGCACCGTGAAAAGATCAAAAAGGCGCGCGTTGTTGCCAATCCGGGATGTTATCCAACCCCGGTGCAGCTTTCGCTGACGCCGCTTCTGGAACAGAAGCTGGTGCATGCGGATGACATCATCATTGATGCGAAATCCGGTGTGACCGGTGCAGGCCGTTCGCCGAAAGAAGGCATTTTGTATGCCGAAGTCACCGAAGGCATTCACGCCTATGGCACCGGCGGGCATCGCCATGCACCCGAGATCGAGCAGGGCCTTGCCTGGGCCGCCGGACAGGATGTTGTGGTGAATTTTTCACCGCACCTGATGCCGATGAGCCGCGGCATCCTTGAAAGCATCTATGTCAAAATGACCGATGGCACCACGGCCGATGACATTCAGGCCGCCCTTGAAAAACGTTATGCCGACGAGCCGTTCGTGCGTGTTCTGCCGTTCGAGGTGACGCCGCAAACGCGTCATGTGCGTGGGTCGAATTATGTGCTGATTGGCGTGGTCAAGGATCGCGTGCCGGGCCGTGTGATCATTGTTGCGGTCGAGGATAACCTGGTTAAAGGCGCATCGGGGCAGGCGGTTCAGAACATGAATGTCATGCTGGGCCTGCCGGAAACCATGGGGCTTGAGATCGAGCCACTGTTCCCGTAATCGCGCAACAGCATCCTGTCAAAAGGGGCGTGTCCGGTCTGGATGCGCCCCTTTTTCGTGGTCGCATCATGCGTGTGAGATCGCCCGTTCAAGAACGGTGAAAACATGGTCGTCTTCGCATTGTGCGATGTTAAATCGCATCAGGTTTCCGGCCGATTGCGAGATGCTGAAAACATTGCCGGGTGCCAGAACCACCCCTTCGGACAGCGCATTGCGGGCAAGTGTTGCGGCATCGATGGGGTCGGGTAGGCGACACCACAGGAAAATCCCGGCATCGGGTCTGATCGTCGGTGTGATGCCAAGCGCGCCAAGACGGGTTTCGGTGGCGGACATGGCGCGGGTCAGCCGGTCGCGCAGGGCGTCCATATGTTTGCGATAAGTGCCGTCCTTCAGGACCGAGAAAATCAGTTCGGCCGAAAAATTCGGGCTTGAAAATCCCGTCGCGATCTTGAGGTCCGTCAGGCCTTCGATCCAGTCGGGACTTGCCGCGATATAGCCGCACCGGACCGAGGCCGAAAGCGTTTTGGAAAAGCTTCCGATATGGACAACCCGGTCAAGCCCGCCAAGAGCTGCCAGCCTTGGGGCAGGCGTGTTTTCGAAATCGGCAAAAATGTCGTCTTCGATGATGATCAGGTCATGTTCTTCGGCAATGTTCAAAACGCGATGGGCGACCATCGGCGACAGTGACGCGCCGGTCGGGTTGTGCAGTCCGGAATTGGTAATGTAGAGGCGGGGCTTGTGCGCGGCGGCAATCCGGGCAAAGGCATCGATATCAGGGCCATTGGCGGTAAAGGGCACGCCGATAATGT is part of the Thalassospira lucentensis genome and harbors:
- the argC gene encoding N-acetyl-gamma-glutamyl-phosphate reductase, whose product is MSDVKVKVGILGASGYTGAELVRILAHHAAAEITLLTADRRAGRPFGEVFPHLAHLKLPTMIRIEDADWSMVDVIFCALPHGTTQEVIAGLPDHVKVVDLSADFRLFDAATYKEWYGAEHAAQDLQKEVVYGLTELHREKIKKARVVANPGCYPTPVQLSLTPLLEQKLVHADDIIIDAKSGVTGAGRSPKEGILYAEVTEGIHAYGTGGHRHAPEIEQGLAWAAGQDVVVNFSPHLMPMSRGILESIYVKMTDGTTADDIQAALEKRYADEPFVRVLPFEVTPQTRHVRGSNYVLIGVVKDRVPGRVIIVAVEDNLVKGASGQAVQNMNVMLGLPETMGLEIEPLFP
- a CDS encoding PLP-dependent aminotransferase family protein — translated: MAPDGSPKQSDNGTLVARVMAVIRDRIGARNLLAGDRLPSIRGLARQMKVSNSTVVEAYDRLVAEGMIEARRGSGFYVSGHTAPLSIAQIGPKLDRAIDPFWVSRQSLDARPDMIKPGCGWLPADWMPETAIRRALRNLSRADDATLVDYGTPLGLPDLRQLLSRRMGTYGINADPGQILLTESGTQAIDMLCRFLIEPGDTVLIDDPCYFNFQALLRAHRANIIGVPFTANGPDIDAFARIAAAHKPRLYITNSGLHNPTGASLSPMVAHRVLNIAEEHDLIIIEDDIFADFENTPAPRLAALGGLDRVVHIGSFSKTLSASVRCGYIAASPDWIEGLTDLKIATGFSSPNFSAELIFSVLKDGTYRKHMDALRDRLTRAMSATETRLGALGITPTIRPDAGIFLWCRLPDPIDAATLARNALSEGVVLAPGNVFSISQSAGNLMRFNIAQCEDDHVFTVLERAISHA